A single genomic interval of Chlorogloeopsis sp. ULAP01 harbors:
- the egtD gene encoding L-histidine N(alpha)-methyltransferase produces MTRSQPGNSGISSQHSIENRLQIQRLLEPTLIISSGVGSDVVQGLAQTPKTLPPRYFYDDRGSELFEQICELPEYYLTRTETKILQNCACEIAAITGACEIVELGSGSSTKTRLLLDAYQQQGLPLRYLPIDVSAGMLESSAIQLLGDYPSLQVYALAGTYELALSQLEPRQLPTRMICFIGSTLGNLHPQECNVFLSQITAALQAGEYFLLGIDLQKPKHILEAAYNDAQGVTAAFNLNMLEHLNWRFAGNFDPTQFTHWAFYNETAHQIEMHLKSERSQTVDLSALKLKVNFESDETIRTEISRKFNLNSIQQDLKAKGLIPRKVWTDENQWFGLLLCQFHPA; encoded by the coding sequence ATGACAAGATCTCAACCTGGCAACAGCGGTATTAGTTCTCAACACAGCATAGAAAACCGCTTACAAATACAACGTTTGCTAGAACCAACTTTGATTATTTCTTCTGGTGTTGGAAGTGATGTGGTTCAAGGATTAGCTCAGACACCTAAAACTTTACCACCACGTTATTTCTACGACGATCGCGGTTCTGAGTTATTTGAGCAAATCTGTGAATTACCAGAATATTATCTGACTCGAACAGAGACAAAAATTTTACAAAATTGTGCCTGCGAAATTGCTGCAATAACTGGTGCTTGTGAAATCGTTGAACTAGGTAGTGGTAGCTCAACTAAAACTCGTCTTTTGTTAGATGCTTACCAACAGCAAGGATTACCTCTGCGCTATCTTCCCATTGATGTGAGTGCAGGTATGCTGGAAAGCAGTGCCATACAACTGCTAGGTGATTATCCTTCACTCCAAGTTTATGCACTAGCAGGAACCTATGAGTTGGCGCTTTCTCAACTCGAACCCAGACAATTACCAACTCGGATGATTTGTTTTATCGGTAGTACTTTGGGTAATCTGCATCCTCAAGAGTGTAATGTTTTCTTGTCTCAAATCACAGCAGCCTTGCAGGCAGGAGAGTATTTCCTGTTGGGAATAGACTTGCAAAAGCCAAAACATATTTTAGAGGCTGCTTATAACGACGCTCAAGGAGTGACGGCTGCTTTTAACCTGAATATGCTTGAGCATCTAAATTGGCGATTTGCAGGCAATTTTGATCCGACGCAGTTTACCCACTGGGCATTTTATAACGAAACTGCACATCAAATTGAGATGCATCTAAAAAGTGAGCGATCGCAAACTGTCGATTTAAGTGCTCTCAAACTCAAAGTAAATTTTGAATCAGATGAAACTATCCGTACTGAAATTTCCCGCAAATTCAACCTCAACTCTATTCAACAGGATCTGAAAGCTAAAGGCTTGATTCCACGAAAAGTGTGGACTGACGAAAATCAATGGTTTGGGTTGTTATTGTGTCAATTTCATCCTGCGTAA
- the recR gene encoding recombination mediator RecR produces the protein MQRLPGVGPKTAQRLALHILKRPETEVQALAQALIEAKKQIGLCKECFHLSAEPVCEICRNPSRDNKTICVVADSRDVIALEKTREYKGKYHVLGGVISPIDGIGPEQITVQPLIQRVSQQKPQEVILAISPSVEGETTTLYIGQLLKPFTKVTRIAFGLPVGGDLEYADEVTLARALEGRRELD, from the coding sequence TTGCAACGCTTGCCAGGAGTTGGCCCTAAAACTGCCCAAAGGCTGGCGCTGCACATCTTGAAACGTCCAGAAACAGAAGTACAGGCTTTGGCACAAGCTTTAATAGAAGCCAAAAAACAAATAGGCTTGTGTAAAGAGTGCTTTCATCTTTCTGCTGAACCGGTTTGTGAAATTTGCCGCAACCCCAGCCGTGATAACAAAACTATTTGTGTTGTCGCTGATTCTCGTGATGTAATTGCCTTAGAAAAAACTAGAGAGTACAAAGGCAAGTATCATGTATTAGGTGGAGTAATTTCTCCCATAGATGGTATAGGGCCAGAACAAATCACTGTCCAGCCTCTGATACAACGAGTCAGTCAGCAAAAGCCACAAGAAGTAATTTTGGCAATTAGTCCCAGTGTAGAAGGGGAGACAACAACACTATACATCGGTCAGCTACTCAAGCCATTTACCAAGGTGACGCGGATTGCTTTTGGCTTACCTGTCGGTGGAGATTTGGAGTACGCCGACGAGGTAACGCTAGCACGAGCTTTGGAAGGAAGGCGAGAGTTGGATTAG